From Desulfosalsimonas propionicica, the proteins below share one genomic window:
- the cbiM gene encoding cobalt transporter CbiM: MHISDGVLPVSVSLGGYAVSAALAAWSARRTTSDQLPKVAVVTSAFFVASLVHIPLGPTSAHLLLPGLAGALLGPVAFVAIGLGLLLQCLLFQFGGLTALGANALMMGLPAIACGWLFQALKGNTHLRHAAAGAAAGAMGTAMAAIFLAGLLAAGGEDFFGVAKIAMAAHVPVIFIEGAVSALTIGFLFRVKPELLEKGLVTSKKEFHG; encoded by the coding sequence ATGCACATTTCTGACGGGGTTCTTCCGGTTTCTGTAAGTCTGGGCGGATATGCGGTATCCGCCGCCCTGGCCGCCTGGAGTGCGCGCCGTACCACAAGCGATCAGCTTCCCAAGGTAGCGGTGGTGACTTCCGCGTTTTTCGTGGCCTCCCTGGTGCACATTCCCCTGGGGCCCACAAGCGCCCACCTGCTCCTGCCCGGGCTGGCCGGGGCCCTGCTGGGCCCTGTTGCCTTTGTTGCAATAGGGCTGGGCCTGCTTTTGCAATGCCTGCTGTTTCAGTTCGGGGGACTGACGGCCCTGGGTGCCAATGCCCTGATGATGGGGCTGCCGGCCATTGCCTGCGGATGGCTGTTTCAGGCGCTAAAAGGCAACACCCATCTGAGACACGCGGCTGCCGGAGCCGCTGCCGGGGCAATGGGTACGGCCATGGCCGCCATTTTTCTGGCCGGCCTGCTGGCCGCGGGAGGCGAGGATTTTTTCGGCGTGGCAAAAATTGCCATGGCGGCCCATGTGCCGGTCATTTTTATTGAAGGGGCGGTCAGCGCCCTTACCATCGGATTTCTTTTCCGGGTAAAACCGGAACTGCTGGAAAAGGGGCTTGTGACATCCAAAAAAGAATTTCATGGCTGA
- a CDS encoding carboxypeptidase regulatory-like domain-containing protein yields MKTRTYFLAASAAALLLFAASASAHKVSVFAYADSGKIYTESYFQNGDPVANGGLKVYDSSDNLVAEGVTDNQGLFVFEIPRVDDFRIVIDAGMGHKSSFTLKKSRVEAEIKSGGQP; encoded by the coding sequence ATGAAGACCCGAACATATTTTCTTGCAGCGTCCGCAGCGGCTTTGCTTTTGTTTGCCGCAAGCGCATCCGCCCACAAGGTCAGCGTGTTTGCCTATGCAGACAGCGGAAAAATCTACACGGAAAGCTATTTTCAAAACGGAGATCCGGTTGCAAACGGCGGCCTGAAAGTATATGACAGCAGCGACAACCTGGTGGCCGAAGGCGTGACCGACAACCAGGGCCTTTTTGTGTTTGAAATCCCCAGGGTCGATGATTTCAGGATTGTCATTGACGCCGGCATGGGACATAAAAGCAGCTTTACCCTGAAAAAATCCAGGGTGGAAGCCGAAATAAAATCCGGGGGACAGCCATGA
- a CDS encoding DUF4198 domain-containing protein produces MRKRFSTLAALTAAVVILAAVPGQAHFGAIIPADDIVTQHHEGDLALEIKFLHPMEMHYMEMEKPETFGVMHKGKKTDLTERLKPAGRKSPGQEKNDTFWKAVYPIRRPGDYTFYFEPKAYWEPAEDLFIKHYTKVCVNAYALEQGWDQPVGLETEIVPLTRPYGLWTGNVFTGRVLVNDQPAANAEVEVEYLNESAEHSGYIDAPFSPYVTQVVRADAAGIFTYAMPKAGWWGFSALSEADWTLAHEGEEKNVEIGAVYWVRTRDIK; encoded by the coding sequence ATGCGCAAACGGTTTTCAACCCTGGCCGCACTGACGGCAGCAGTTGTCATCCTTGCAGCGGTACCCGGGCAAGCCCATTTTGGTGCGATTATTCCCGCAGATGACATTGTCACCCAACACCATGAGGGCGACCTGGCCCTGGAAATCAAATTCCTCCACCCCATGGAGATGCACTATATGGAAATGGAAAAACCCGAAACCTTCGGGGTGATGCACAAGGGCAAAAAAACAGATCTCACAGAGCGCCTGAAACCGGCAGGCCGCAAAAGCCCGGGTCAGGAAAAAAACGATACCTTCTGGAAAGCCGTCTACCCGATCCGGCGGCCCGGGGATTATACATTTTACTTCGAGCCCAAAGCCTACTGGGAGCCGGCAGAGGATCTGTTTATCAAGCATTACACCAAGGTCTGCGTAAACGCCTACGCACTGGAGCAGGGCTGGGACCAGCCCGTGGGCCTGGAAACCGAAATCGTGCCCCTGACCCGGCCCTACGGCCTGTGGACGGGCAACGTATTTACCGGCCGGGTGCTGGTAAACGACCAGCCAGCAGCAAACGCTGAAGTGGAGGTTGAATATCTCAACGAATCCGCCGAACACAGCGGGTATATCGATGCACCTTTTTCGCCCTATGTCACCCAGGTTGTCCGTGCCGATGCAGCCGGAATTTTCACATATGCCATGCCCAAAGCCGGTTGGTGGGGCTTTTCCGCCCTGTCTGAAGCCGACTGGACCCTGGCGCATGAGGGAGAGGAAAAAAACGTGGAAATCGGCGCCGTATACTGGGTCCGGACCCGGGACATAAAATAA
- a CDS encoding DegV family protein codes for MAKKIALVCDSTADFPPGMAEQLGLNILPVHIFVNGKDHLHGKTISNAEVLKNLRKKKEVYTTPFYPFECTQLYDRLLQKYDEVVSFHLSKHISGNYKSACAARQFMGEKEAGKVHILDLENVAVSLALVVKKAAELLRNGTSPASLEKTLEPYKKNAFLSFTVDNLVWLKKGGRVNAFDAFVGNMLDFKPIIELKEGRLSPIDRHRGKKPALKRLVSMAEEAFNRFNGKCEILMGYAGNLEEVMVTREKLAAAVGKPADSIPMAEAGATISVHTGPGSAFVSLLPSQT; via the coding sequence ATGGCAAAAAAAATTGCGTTGGTTTGCGATTCCACCGCTGACTTCCCCCCGGGGATGGCGGAACAGCTGGGCTTAAATATTTTGCCGGTCCACATATTTGTAAACGGCAAGGATCACCTCCACGGCAAAACCATCAGCAACGCTGAGGTGCTGAAAAACCTGCGGAAAAAAAAAGAAGTCTACACCACCCCGTTTTATCCTTTTGAATGCACGCAGTTATACGACCGCCTGCTGCAGAAATACGACGAGGTGGTCTCTTTTCACCTGTCCAAACACATTTCCGGAAACTACAAAAGCGCCTGTGCAGCCCGGCAGTTTATGGGCGAAAAAGAAGCCGGCAAGGTCCACATTCTGGACCTGGAAAATGTGGCTGTCAGCCTTGCGCTTGTGGTTAAAAAGGCAGCAGAACTTCTCCGAAACGGAACATCTCCGGCCTCCTTGGAAAAAACCCTGGAACCTTACAAGAAAAATGCTTTTTTGAGCTTTACTGTGGACAATCTGGTCTGGCTGAAAAAAGGCGGGCGGGTTAATGCATTTGACGCATTTGTGGGCAATATGCTCGATTTCAAGCCCATCATTGAACTCAAGGAAGGCCGGCTGAGTCCAATTGACCGCCACCGGGGCAAAAAGCCCGCTTTAAAGCGTCTGGTTTCAATGGCCGAGGAAGCTTTCAACCGGTTTAACGGAAAATGTGAAATCTTGATGGGCTATGCCGGCAACCTTGAGGAGGTTATGGTCACCCGGGAAAAGCTGGCCGCAGCCGTGGGCAAGCCGGCTGACAGCATCCCCATGGCGGAAGCCGGTGCCACGATATCAGTGCACACCGGTCCCGGCAGTGCCTTTGTTTCCCTGCTGCCCAGCCAGACATGA